One region of Juglans regia cultivar Chandler chromosome 4, Walnut 2.0, whole genome shotgun sequence genomic DNA includes:
- the LOC109009054 gene encoding CTP synthase-like isoform X1, giving the protein MKYVLVTGGVVSGLGKGVTASSIGLLLKACGLRVTSIKIDPYLNTDAGTMSPFEHGEVFVLDDGGEVDLDLGNYERFLDIKLTRDNNITTGKIYQSVIDKERRGDYLGKTVQVVPHITDAIQEWIERVSMIPVDGKAGPADVCVIELGGTIGDIESMPFIEALGQFSYRVGTGNFCLIHVSLVPILNVVGEQKTKPTQHSVRGLRGLGLTPHILACRSTTALDQQVKVKLSQFCHVAEENIITLYDVPNIWHIPLLLRDQKAHEAILKVLNLLGEAKEPALEEWTSRAAICDKLHEPVHIAMVGKYTGLSDSYLSVLKALVHASVFHRKKLVVDWVPASHLEEATAKENPDAYKAAWTLLKGAHGVLVPGGFGDRGVQGKILAAKYAREKRVPFLGICLGMQIAVIEFARSVLGLKDANSTEFDPDTRNPCVIFMPEGSKTHMGGTMRLGLRRTYFQVMDCKSARLYGSRSFIDERHRHRYEVNPDMVERLEKAGLSFAGKDETGQRMEIIELPSHPYFIGVQFHPEFKSRPENPSPLFLGLIAASAACGESDVVLQGYGSQRIVPNGVGNDTSKLKVYQNGSPTKPTIALPDEDSKAGLQGYGSQGNVPNGVGNDTTKVKVYQNGSATKPTIALPDEETDDVLQVYGSQRNVPNGVGNDTSKVKVYQNGSATKPTIALPDEEIDDVLQVYGSQRNVPNGVGNDTSKVKVYQNGSATKPTIALPGEETDDVLQVYGSQRNDTSKVKVYQNGSATKPTIALPDEETDDVLQVYGSQRNVPNGVGNDTSKVKIYQNGSATKSTIGLPDGVYSNCNGIYL; this is encoded by the exons ATGAAGTACGTGTTGGTGACGGGTGGAGTAGTTAGCGGTCTCGGGAAGGGGGTCACCGCCAGTAGCATTGGTCTGCTTCTCAAGGCCTGTGGACTGCGCGTTACTTCCATCAAAATTG ATCCTTACTTGAACACCGATGCTGGAACAATGTCCCCTTTTGAGCACGGGGAAGTTTTCGTGTTAGACGATGGCGGTGAG GTGGACCTGGACCTTGGAAATTATGAGCGGTTCCTCGATATCAAGCTGACTCGTGATAATAATATCACTACTGGAAAGATTTACCAG TCCGTTATTGATAAGGAGAGAAGGGGAGATTATCTGGGGAAAACTGTGCAG GTTGTCCCTCACATCACAGATGCCATTCAAGAGTGGATTGAGCGTGTGTCAATGATACCAGTCGATGGGAAGGCAGGTCCAGCTGATGTTTGTGTCATAGAATTGGGTGGAACTATAG GAGATATTGAATCCATGCCATTTATTGAGGCTTTGGGGCAATTCTCTTACCGTGTAG GGACTGGAAACTTTTGTTTGATACACGTCAGCCTTGTGCCCATTTTAAATGTTGTTGGTGAACAG aaaacaaaaccaacccaGCACAGTGTTCGGGGACTAAGAGGCCTGGGTTTGACGCCACATATCTTAGCTTGTCGCAGTACAACg GCACTTGACCAGCAAGTAAAAGTGAAACTCTCTCAGTTTTGCCATGTTGCG GAAGAAAACATCATCACTCTCTATGATGTACCAAACATCTGGCACATTCCTTTGCTTTTAAGA GATCAGAAGGCCCATGAAGCAATCTTGAAAGTGCTGAACCTGCTGGG TGAAGCAAAAGAGCCTGCACTCGAGGAATGGACTTCTAGGGCTGCAATCTGTGACAAGTTGCATGAGCCG GTCCATATTGCCATGGTTGGAAAGTATACAGGCCTTTCCGATTCCTACCTCTCTGTACTGAAG GCTCTTGTGCATGCTTCTGTTTTTCATCGAAAGAAACTCGTTGTAGATTGGGTTCCTGCTTCCCACCTTGAAGAAGCAACAGCAAAAGAG AATCCAGATGCTTATAAAGCTGCTTGGACGTTGTTgaag GGTGCGCATGGTGTTCTTGTTCCCGGAGGTTTTGGTGACAGAGGAGTGCAAGGGAAAATTCTTGCTGCAAAATATGCTCGAGAAAAAAGAGTTCCGTTTCTTGGCATTTGTCTAGGAATGCAAATTGCTGTCATTGAGTTTGCACGATCTGTTCTTGGTCTGAAAGACGCTAACAGCACTGAATTTGATCCAGATACCAGGAATCCCTGTGTTATATTTATGCCTGAG GGCTCAAAAACACATATGGGGGGCACCATGCGTCTTGGATTAAGGAGGACATATTTCCAGGTTATGGACTGCAAATCTGCAAGACT ATATGGAAGTAGAAGCTTCATTGATGAAAGACATCGGCATAGATACGAG GTCAATCCTGATATGGTAGAACGCCTTGAAAAAGCTGGCCTCTCTTTTGCCGGCAAAGATGAAACTGGTCAACGCATGGAG ATTATCGAGCTACCTAGTCATCCATACTTCATTGGGGTGCAATTTCATCCTGAATTCAAATCAAGGCCAGAAAATCCTTCTCCTTTATTTTTAG GACTTATAGCAGCATCAGCAGCATGTGGGGAATCGGATGTTGTCCTACAAGGATATGGGAGCCAAAGGATTGTCCCAAATGGAGTTGGAAATGATACCTCAAAACTCAAAGTTTACCAAAATGGAAGTCCAACTAAGCCCACGATTGCATTGCCTGATGAGGATTCCAAGGCTGGCTTACAAGGATATGGGAGCCAAGGGAATGTCCCAAATGGAGTTGGGAATGATACCACAAAAGTCAAAGTGTACCAAAATGGAAGTGCAACTAAGCCCACCATTGCATTGCCTGATGAGGAGACAGACGATGTCTTACAAGTATATGGGAGCCAAAGGAATGTCCCAAATGGAGTTGGGAATGATACATCAAAAGTCAAAGTTTACCAAAATGGAAGTGCAACTAAGCCCACCATTGCATTGCCTGATGAGGAGATAGATGATGTCTTACAAGTATATGGGAGCCAAAGGAATGTCCCAAATGGAGTTGGGAATGATACATCAAAAGTCAAAGTTTACCAAAATGGAAGTGCAACTAAGCCCACCATTGCATTGCCTGGTGAGGAGACAGATGATGTCTTACAAGTATATGGGAGCCAAAGGAATGATACATCAAAAGTCAAAGTTTACCAAAATGGAAGTGCAACTAAGCCCACCATTGCATTGCCTGATGAGGAGACAGATGATGTCTTACAAGTATATGGGAGCCAAAGGAATGTCCCAAATGGAGTTGGGAATGATAcctcaaaagtcaaaatttACCAAAATGGAAGTGCAACTAAGTCCACCATTGGATTGCCTGATGGTGTTTATAGCAATTGCAATGGGATCTACTTGTGA
- the LOC109009054 gene encoding CTP synthase-like isoform X3 gives MKYVLVTGGVVSGLGKGVTASSIGLLLKACGLRVTSIKIDPYLNTDAGTMSPFEHGEVFVLDDGGEVDLDLGNYERFLDIKLTRDNNITTGKIYQSVIDKERRGDYLGKTVQVVPHITDAIQEWIERVSMIPVDGKAGPADVCVIELGGTIGDIESMPFIEALGQFSYRVGTGNFCLIHVSLVPILNVVGEQKTKPTQHSVRGLRGLGLTPHILACRSTTALDQQVKVKLSQFCHVAEENIITLYDVPNIWHIPLLLRDQKAHEAILKVLNLLGEAKEPALEEWTSRAAICDKLHEPVHIAMVGKYTGLSDSYLSVLKALVHASVFHRKKLVVDWVPASHLEEATAKENPDAYKAAWTLLKGAHGVLVPGGFGDRGVQGKILAAKYAREKRVPFLGICLGMQIAVIEFARSVLGLKDANSTEFDPDTRNPCVIFMPEGSKTHMGGTMRLGLRRTYFQVMDCKSARLYGSRSFIDERHRHRYEVNPDMVERLEKAGLSFAGKDETGQRMEIIELPSHPYFIGVQFHPEFKSRPENPSPLFLAGFVEFARQSENSIS, from the exons ATGAAGTACGTGTTGGTGACGGGTGGAGTAGTTAGCGGTCTCGGGAAGGGGGTCACCGCCAGTAGCATTGGTCTGCTTCTCAAGGCCTGTGGACTGCGCGTTACTTCCATCAAAATTG ATCCTTACTTGAACACCGATGCTGGAACAATGTCCCCTTTTGAGCACGGGGAAGTTTTCGTGTTAGACGATGGCGGTGAG GTGGACCTGGACCTTGGAAATTATGAGCGGTTCCTCGATATCAAGCTGACTCGTGATAATAATATCACTACTGGAAAGATTTACCAG TCCGTTATTGATAAGGAGAGAAGGGGAGATTATCTGGGGAAAACTGTGCAG GTTGTCCCTCACATCACAGATGCCATTCAAGAGTGGATTGAGCGTGTGTCAATGATACCAGTCGATGGGAAGGCAGGTCCAGCTGATGTTTGTGTCATAGAATTGGGTGGAACTATAG GAGATATTGAATCCATGCCATTTATTGAGGCTTTGGGGCAATTCTCTTACCGTGTAG GGACTGGAAACTTTTGTTTGATACACGTCAGCCTTGTGCCCATTTTAAATGTTGTTGGTGAACAG aaaacaaaaccaacccaGCACAGTGTTCGGGGACTAAGAGGCCTGGGTTTGACGCCACATATCTTAGCTTGTCGCAGTACAACg GCACTTGACCAGCAAGTAAAAGTGAAACTCTCTCAGTTTTGCCATGTTGCG GAAGAAAACATCATCACTCTCTATGATGTACCAAACATCTGGCACATTCCTTTGCTTTTAAGA GATCAGAAGGCCCATGAAGCAATCTTGAAAGTGCTGAACCTGCTGGG TGAAGCAAAAGAGCCTGCACTCGAGGAATGGACTTCTAGGGCTGCAATCTGTGACAAGTTGCATGAGCCG GTCCATATTGCCATGGTTGGAAAGTATACAGGCCTTTCCGATTCCTACCTCTCTGTACTGAAG GCTCTTGTGCATGCTTCTGTTTTTCATCGAAAGAAACTCGTTGTAGATTGGGTTCCTGCTTCCCACCTTGAAGAAGCAACAGCAAAAGAG AATCCAGATGCTTATAAAGCTGCTTGGACGTTGTTgaag GGTGCGCATGGTGTTCTTGTTCCCGGAGGTTTTGGTGACAGAGGAGTGCAAGGGAAAATTCTTGCTGCAAAATATGCTCGAGAAAAAAGAGTTCCGTTTCTTGGCATTTGTCTAGGAATGCAAATTGCTGTCATTGAGTTTGCACGATCTGTTCTTGGTCTGAAAGACGCTAACAGCACTGAATTTGATCCAGATACCAGGAATCCCTGTGTTATATTTATGCCTGAG GGCTCAAAAACACATATGGGGGGCACCATGCGTCTTGGATTAAGGAGGACATATTTCCAGGTTATGGACTGCAAATCTGCAAGACT ATATGGAAGTAGAAGCTTCATTGATGAAAGACATCGGCATAGATACGAG GTCAATCCTGATATGGTAGAACGCCTTGAAAAAGCTGGCCTCTCTTTTGCCGGCAAAGATGAAACTGGTCAACGCATGGAG ATTATCGAGCTACCTAGTCATCCATACTTCATTGGGGTGCAATTTCATCCTGAATTCAAATCAAGGCCAGAAAATCCTTCTCCTTTATTTTTAG CTGGTTTTGTGGAATTTGCCAGGCAATCAGAAAATTCTATCTCTTAA
- the LOC109009054 gene encoding CTP synthase-like isoform X2 encodes MKYVLVTGGVVSGLGKGVTASSIGLLLKACGLRVTSIKIDPYLNTDAGTMSPFEHGEVFVLDDGGEVDLDLGNYERFLDIKLTRDNNITTGKIYQSVIDKERRGDYLGKTVQVVPHITDAIQEWIERVSMIPVDGKAGPADVCVIELGGTIGDIESMPFIEALGQFSYRVGTGNFCLIHVSLVPILNVVGEQKTKPTQHSVRGLRGLGLTPHILACRSTTALDQQVKVKLSQFCHVAEENIITLYDVPNIWHIPLLLRDQKAHEAILKVLNLLGEAKEPALEEWTSRAAICDKLHEPVHIAMVGKYTGLSDSYLSVLKALVHASVFHRKKLVVDWVPASHLEEATAKENPDAYKAAWTLLKGAHGVLVPGGFGDRGVQGKILAAKYAREKRVPFLGICLGMQIAVIEFARSVLGLKDANSTEFDPDTRNPCVIFMPEGSKTHMGGTMRLGLRRTYFQVMDCKSARLYGSRSFIDERHRHRYEVNPDMVERLEKAGLSFAGKDETGQRMEIIELPSHPYFIGVQFHPEFKSRPENPSPLFLGLIAASAACGESDVVLQGYGSQRIVPNGVGNDTSKLKVYQNGSPTKPTIALPDEDSKAGLQGYGSQGNVPNGVGNDTTKVKVYQNGSATKPTIALPDEETDDVLQVYGSQRNVPNGVGNDTSKVKVYQNGSATKPTIALPDEETDDVLQVYGSQRNVPNGVGNDTSKVKIYQNGSATKSTIGLPDGVYSNCNGIYL; translated from the exons ATGAAGTACGTGTTGGTGACGGGTGGAGTAGTTAGCGGTCTCGGGAAGGGGGTCACCGCCAGTAGCATTGGTCTGCTTCTCAAGGCCTGTGGACTGCGCGTTACTTCCATCAAAATTG ATCCTTACTTGAACACCGATGCTGGAACAATGTCCCCTTTTGAGCACGGGGAAGTTTTCGTGTTAGACGATGGCGGTGAG GTGGACCTGGACCTTGGAAATTATGAGCGGTTCCTCGATATCAAGCTGACTCGTGATAATAATATCACTACTGGAAAGATTTACCAG TCCGTTATTGATAAGGAGAGAAGGGGAGATTATCTGGGGAAAACTGTGCAG GTTGTCCCTCACATCACAGATGCCATTCAAGAGTGGATTGAGCGTGTGTCAATGATACCAGTCGATGGGAAGGCAGGTCCAGCTGATGTTTGTGTCATAGAATTGGGTGGAACTATAG GAGATATTGAATCCATGCCATTTATTGAGGCTTTGGGGCAATTCTCTTACCGTGTAG GGACTGGAAACTTTTGTTTGATACACGTCAGCCTTGTGCCCATTTTAAATGTTGTTGGTGAACAG aaaacaaaaccaacccaGCACAGTGTTCGGGGACTAAGAGGCCTGGGTTTGACGCCACATATCTTAGCTTGTCGCAGTACAACg GCACTTGACCAGCAAGTAAAAGTGAAACTCTCTCAGTTTTGCCATGTTGCG GAAGAAAACATCATCACTCTCTATGATGTACCAAACATCTGGCACATTCCTTTGCTTTTAAGA GATCAGAAGGCCCATGAAGCAATCTTGAAAGTGCTGAACCTGCTGGG TGAAGCAAAAGAGCCTGCACTCGAGGAATGGACTTCTAGGGCTGCAATCTGTGACAAGTTGCATGAGCCG GTCCATATTGCCATGGTTGGAAAGTATACAGGCCTTTCCGATTCCTACCTCTCTGTACTGAAG GCTCTTGTGCATGCTTCTGTTTTTCATCGAAAGAAACTCGTTGTAGATTGGGTTCCTGCTTCCCACCTTGAAGAAGCAACAGCAAAAGAG AATCCAGATGCTTATAAAGCTGCTTGGACGTTGTTgaag GGTGCGCATGGTGTTCTTGTTCCCGGAGGTTTTGGTGACAGAGGAGTGCAAGGGAAAATTCTTGCTGCAAAATATGCTCGAGAAAAAAGAGTTCCGTTTCTTGGCATTTGTCTAGGAATGCAAATTGCTGTCATTGAGTTTGCACGATCTGTTCTTGGTCTGAAAGACGCTAACAGCACTGAATTTGATCCAGATACCAGGAATCCCTGTGTTATATTTATGCCTGAG GGCTCAAAAACACATATGGGGGGCACCATGCGTCTTGGATTAAGGAGGACATATTTCCAGGTTATGGACTGCAAATCTGCAAGACT ATATGGAAGTAGAAGCTTCATTGATGAAAGACATCGGCATAGATACGAG GTCAATCCTGATATGGTAGAACGCCTTGAAAAAGCTGGCCTCTCTTTTGCCGGCAAAGATGAAACTGGTCAACGCATGGAG ATTATCGAGCTACCTAGTCATCCATACTTCATTGGGGTGCAATTTCATCCTGAATTCAAATCAAGGCCAGAAAATCCTTCTCCTTTATTTTTAG GACTTATAGCAGCATCAGCAGCATGTGGGGAATCGGATGTTGTCCTACAAGGATATGGGAGCCAAAGGATTGTCCCAAATGGAGTTGGAAATGATACCTCAAAACTCAAAGTTTACCAAAATGGAAGTCCAACTAAGCCCACGATTGCATTGCCTGATGAGGATTCCAAGGCTGGCTTACAAGGATATGGGAGCCAAGGGAATGTCCCAAATGGAGTTGGGAATGATACCACAAAAGTCAAAGTGTACCAAAATGGAAGTGCAACTAAGCCCACCATTGCATTGCCTGATGAGGAGACAGACGATGTCTTACAAGTATATGGGAGCCAAAGGAATGTCCCAAATGGAGTTGGGAATGATAC ATCAAAAGTCAAAGTTTACCAAAATGGAAGTGCAACTAAGCCCACCATTGCATTGCCTGATGAGGAGACAGATGATGTCTTACAAGTATATGGGAGCCAAAGGAATGTCCCAAATGGAGTTGGGAATGATAcctcaaaagtcaaaatttACCAAAATGGAAGTGCAACTAAGTCCACCATTGGATTGCCTGATGGTGTTTATAGCAATTGCAATGGGATCTACTTGTGA